Proteins from a genomic interval of Antedon mediterranea chromosome 5, ecAntMedi1.1, whole genome shotgun sequence:
- the LOC140049646 gene encoding kelch-like protein 5 gives MIMHESHLMEDLSEGECFRSINHAERTFKKMEGYLHRKQLTDVILIAANVRIPAHRLVLSSVSDYFAAMFTHDVREASEMEIELHDLDPNALKACIHYIYTGRTNLREDNVEALLATACILQLSEIVEACCGYLMKQLHPSNCLGIRAFADTQGCKDLLKVAHNYTTEHFVEVTQNQEFLILGADEVCQLLSSDDLNVPNEQMVYHAMLAWVRHDLANRHSCVAQLLAHIRMPLLTPQFITDKIDNNSLLREESCQRLIMEAMKYHLLPERRPVMQSARTKPRKSTVGTLYAVGGMDSTKGATSIEKYDLRTNTWTHVGHMSGRRLQFGVAVIEDKLYVVGGRDGLKTLNTVECFHPKTREWSMLPVMGTHRHGLGVTVLEGPMYAVGGHDGWSYLATVERYDPQSKQWSYVAPMTTPRSTVGVAVLDKKLYAVGGRDGSACLRSVEVYDPHTNRWTMCAPMSKRRGGLGVAVCNGCLYAVGGHDAPASQQSSRQFDCVERYDPRSDTWSMIAPMNLCRDAVGVSVLGDKLFAVGGYDGAMYLNAVEFFDPQMEKWNTVAPLNTGRAGACVVQVASIYPAFNVHSQSTTALYLEQLSAASNK, from the exons ATGATAATGCATGAAAGCCATTTAATGGAGGATTTATCCGAAGGCGAATGTTTTCGTTCCATCAACCATGCAGAACGAACTTTCAAGAAAATGGAAGGCTATTTACACCGCAAACAACTCACCGATGTCATCTTAATCGCAGCAAATGTTCGCATTCCTGCCCACAGACTTGTTCTTAGTTCGGTCTCGGACTACTTTGCGGCGATGTTCACACACGATGTACGAGAGGCTTCTGAAATGGAGATTGAACTTCACGACCTTGATCCAAATGCATTGAAAGCATGTATTCACTATATTTATACAG GCCGTACAAACCTTCGGGAGGATAATGTAGAGGCCCTGTTAGCAACAGCCTGTATCTTGCAGCTATCTGAAATAGTAGAAGCATGTTGTGGCTACCTAATGAAACAGCTTCACCCCTCCAACTGCCTAGGCATACGTGCATTTGCAGACACCCAGGGTTGTAAAGATCTACTCAAAGTTGCACATAATTATACAACA GAACATTTTGTTGAAGTAACCCAAAACCAGGAGTTTCTAATCCTAGGTGCAGATGAAGTTTGTCAGTTGCTGAGCAGTGATGACCTTAACGTGCCTAATGAACAGATGGTATACCATGCCATGTTGGCCTGGGTTAGACATGATCTAGCTAATAGACACAGTTGTGTTGCCCAACTACTTGCCCATATACGTATGCCGCTTCTTACCCCGCAG TTCATTACGGacaaaattgataataattcattGCTACGAGAAGAATCTTGCCAGCGCCTAATCATGGAGGCAATGAAATATCATCTATTACCAGAGAGGCGCCCAGTAATGCAGTCAGCAAGAACCAAACCCCGCAAGTCAACCGTTGGCACATTGTATGCAGTTGGTGGTATGGATAGCACCAAGG GTGCAACAAGCATTGAGAAATATGACCTCCGTACCAATACTTGGACGCACGTCGGTCACATGAGTGGACGTCGCCTGCAGTTTGGTGTGGCGGTTATTGAAGATAAGTTGTATGTTGTTGGAGGAAGGGACGGCCTAAAGACTCTAAACACAGTGGAATGTTTCCATCCTAAGACTCGTGAATGGAGTATGTTGCCTGTAATGGGCACGCATCGACATGGCTTAG gtgTTACCGTGTTAGAGGGACCGATGTACGCTGTTGGTGGCCATGATGGTTGGAGCTACCTTGCAACCGTTGAGCGGTATGACCCACAGAGTAAGCAGTGGAGTTACGTGGCACCAATGACGACACCCAGAAGTACAGTTGGAGTAGCAGTGTTGgacaaaaa GTTGTATGCAGTTGGGGGCCGTGATGGCAGTGCATGTTTACGATCTGTTGAGGTGTATGACCCTCACACTAATCGATGGACCATGTGCGCCCCGATGTCTAAACGTAGAGGTGGCTTAGGTGTAGCTGTGTGCAATGGATGTCTGTATGCTGTAGGGGGTCATGATGCCCCAGCTAGCCAACAAAGTTCAAGGCAGTTTGACTGTGTTGAGAG ATATGATCCGAGGTCTGATACATGGTCTATGATCGCACCAATGAACTTGTGTCGTGATGCTGTAGGCGTGTCTGTACTTGGTGACAAACTGTTTGCAGTTGGTGGATATGACGGTGCTATGTATCTAAATGCTGTAGAGTTCTTTGACCCTCAGATGGAGAAATGGAACACA GTTGCGCCATTAAACACAGGCCGGGCTGGTGCTTGCGTCGTCCAAGTAGCCAGCATATATCCGGCATTCAATGTGCACTCCCAGTCTACAACTGCCCTCTACCTTGAACAACTCTCGGCTGCTTCCAACAAATGA
- the LOC140049826 gene encoding arylsulfatase A-like, producing MTGGLPHAEVTIPEMLAKQGYKSALVGKWHLGVGRNREFLPLHHGFSEYFGMPNSHVDCPCLTCFYPNDNCVNPDQCSMFNAPCQLLMGDEIIEQPVDMTLLAARQARAARSWIRKNSCSVTPFFLMYAFSHPHVPQFSGRQFRNSTKGGSYTDSLAELDWQVGEVMDELKRSGVIENTLVIFTSDNGADVDEMEEGGFSGVMRCGKRTTFEGGSRVPTIAYWKGQISSRISTELLSHLDIWPTFRSLSGSLAEEFDVTLDGFDFKDVLLKNGKSQRHSLLYYPGSPKPHIGAFAVRDIKYKAHFMSGFDGQCCISSPTPNETFSQHILFDILGDPEERNDLSTKSDLILDKMSILKKIESENVEFGKSVLEEADENFQLCCNPGCEPYPGCCKCVSNYTVEMFPINVNCDLLNLPFHQDQNDACQN from the exons ATGACAGGCGGATTACCTCATGCAGAAGTTACAATCCCAGAGATGCTGGCTAAGCAAGGTTACAAATCTGCTCTTGTTGGGAAATGGCATCTTGGTGTTGGACGAAACAGGGAGTTTCTTCCACTACACCATGGGTTTTCTGAATACTTTGGGATGCCTAATTCACACGTTGATTGCCCTTGCCTCACGTGTTTCTATCCAAACGACAACTGTGTCAATCCGGACCAGTGTAGTATGTTTAATGCACCTTGCCAATTGCTAATGGGAGACGAAATCATCGAGCAACCGGTAGATATGACGCTCCTAGCAGCGCGACAGGCAAGAGCAGCACGCAGTTGGATTAGAAAGAACTCGTGCAGTGTTACTCCTTTCTTTCTCATGTACGCATTTTCGCATCCACATGTTCCGCAGTTTTCTGGTAGACAATTTAGAAATTCCACAAAGGGCGGTTCTTACACAGATTCTTTAGCAGAACTAGATTGGCAAGTAGGAGAGGTGATGGATGAACTTAAGAGAAGTGGAGTGATCGAAAATACATTGGTCATTTTCACGTCAGATAATGG AGCGGACGTGGATGAAATGGAAGAGGGTGGATTTAGTGGAGTAATGAGATGTGGTAAACGAACAACATTTGAAGGTGGATCCCGAGTTCCGACCATAGCCTACTGGAAAGGTCAAATATCTAGTAGAATTTCAACAGAGTTGTTAAGTCATTTGGATATCTGGCCAACATTCAGAAGTCTCAGCGGTTCTTTAGCAGAAGAATTTGACGTCACACTTGACGGATTTGACTTTAAAGATGTACTTCTTAAAAATGGAAag tCTCAAAGACATTCCCTGTTATACTACCCGGGCTCTCCTAAACCTCACATAGGAGCGTTTGCCGTTCGTGACATAAAATACAAAGCTCATTTTATGTCAGGATTTGATGGTCAATGCTGTATTTCGTCGCCTACACCGAATGAGACATTCTCTCAACATATTTTATTTGACATTCTTGGTGACCCAGAAGAGCGAAATGATCTGTCCACCAAGTCAGACTTAATACTTGATAAAATGTCAATATTAAAGAAGATTGAATCAGAAAATGTAGAATTTGGAAAAAGCGTTTTAGAAGAAGCGGACGAGAATTTTCAACTCTGTTGCAATCCTGGGTGTGAGCCTTATCCTGGTTGCTGTAAATGTGTGTCTAATTACACCGTCGAAATGTTCCCAATAAACGTAAACTGTGACCTTTTAAATCTGCCATTTCATCAGGATCAAAACGATGCATGCCAAAACTAA